In Microbacterium profundi, the DNA window TCTACACGGTCGGTGAGGATGCTCTCGCCGCGGCGGTCGCAGACATCACAGCCGCACTGGAGGACGACGCGCTTCCTGTCGGAGAGGAGGCCGGGCTTCCCCTCACCTGGTTTCCGCTAGAGGAGACGGCCGCCGCTCACGACGCGGTTCAGCACGGGGCGATCGGGAAAGTGCTCATCCGCGTTGCGGAGAGTGACCATGAAGTGGGCCCTGCCGGGATCGAACCGACGACATCCACGGTGTAAACGTGGCGCTCTACCAGCTGAGCTAAAGGCCCTGGTGTCTTCAGTCTATCCATGTCGCGGATGCGCGACGCAGTCTGTGAAGAGGGCTAGGCTGAATGCGGCGCGCGTTGTGCCGAGCCGACAAGGCTCCCCGCGTCGCTTCCCGTTTCCTTGGCAAGACCTGCCAGCTTGACGAAAGGCTCCTTGTGACCGTTCACGACCAGGATCCGTACTCCCAGGGCCCCCTCGACAGCGATCCGGAGGAGACCGGCGAGTGGCAGCAGTCACTTGACGGGCTGGTCGATTCCAAGGGTCACGGCCGCGGCCGCGAGATCATGCTCAGCATGCTCAAGCGCTCGAAGGAGCTGCACCTCAACGTGCCGATGGTTCCGACGACGGACTACATCAACACCATCGCCTCCGAGAACGAGCCGGACTTCCCCGGCGACGAGGAACTCGAGCGCCGCTACCGCCACTGGATCCGCTGGAACGCGGCGATCACCGTGCACCGCGCGCAGCGTCCTGGCATCGGCGTCGGCGGTCACATCTCGACCTACGCGTCGGCGGCCTCGCTCTACGAGGTCGGCCACAACCACTTCTTCCGCGGACAGGACGACTCGTCCGGCGGCGACCAGATCTTCTACCAGGGTCACGCCTCCCCCGGCATGTACGCCCGTGCCTACCTCGAAGGACGCCTGAACGAGTCACAGCTCGACGCGTTCCGCCAGGAGAAGTCCGGCGCACCGAACGGCATCCCCTCTTACCCGCACCCGCGCATGATGCGCGACTTCTGGCAGTTCCCGACCGTCTCGATGGGCCTCGGCCCGATCAACGCGGTCTACCAGGCGATGGCGAACAAGTACCTCGAGAACCGCGGCATCAAGAGCGTCGCCGACTCCCACGTGTGGGCCTTCCTCGGCGACGGCGAGATGGACGAGGTCGAGTCTCGCGGTCAGCTGCAGGTCGCAGCCAACGAGGGCCTCGACAACCTCACCTTCGTGATCAACTGCAACCTGCAGCGCCTGGACGGACCGGTGCGCGGCAACGGCAAGATCATCCAGGAGCTGGAGTCGTACTTCCGCGGCGCCGGCTGGAACGTCATCAAGGTCGTCTGGGGCCGCGAGTGGGACGACCTGCTCGCCCGCGACACCGAGGGCGCACTGCTCAACCTCATGAACGTCACCCCCGACGGTGACTACCAGACCTACAAGGCCGAGAGCGGCGCCTTCGTGCGCGAGAACTTCTTCGGTCGCGATGAGCGCACCGCCGCTCTGGTCAAGGACTACACCGACGACCAGATCTGGAAGCTGCGCCGTGGTGGCCACGACTACCGCAAGGTGTACGCCGCGTACAAGGCCGCCATGGAGCACAAGGGCCAGCCGACCGTCATCCTCGCGAAGACGGTCAAGGGCTACGGCCTCGGCCCGCACTTCGAGGGGCGCAACGCGACGCACCAGATGAAGAAGATGACGCTGGAAGACCTCAAGCTCTTCCGCGACACGATGCAGATCCCGATCACGGATGCGCAGCTCGAGGAGAACCCCTACCAGCCCCCGTACTTCCACCCCGGCGCGCAGGACGAGACGATCCAGTACATGCTGGACCGCCGTCACGCACTCGGTGGATTCCTGCCCGAGCGGCGCACCACCCACGTGGGGCTCACGCTGCCAGAGGACAAGGACTACGCGTTCCCCAAGAAGGGCTCTGGCAACCAGGAGGTCGCCACGACGATGGCGTTCGTCCGCATGCTCAAGGACCTCATGAAGGTCAAGGGCTTCGGAGAGCGGGTCGTCCCGATCATCCCGGACGAGGCGCGCACGTTCGGTATGGACGCGTACTTCCCGACCGCGAAGATCTACAACCCGAACGGCCAGAACTACACCGCTGTCGACCGCGAACTGCTCCTCGCCTACAAGGAGAGCCCGCAGGGTCAGATCATGCACGTCGGCATCAACGAGGCGGGCGCCACCGCGGCGTTCACCGCGACCGGCACCGCATACTCGACGCACGGCGAGCCGCTGATCCCGATCTACATCTTCTACTCGATGTTCGGCTACCAGCGCACTGGCGATGCCTTCTGGGCGGCCGCCGACCAGATGGCCCGCGGTTTCGTGATCGGCGCGACCGCCGGCCGTACGACGCTGACCGGAGAGGGCACGCAGCACGCTGACGGCCACTCCCCGCTGCTCGCGTCGACAAACCCGGCCACGGTGACGTACGACCCGGCCTACGGTTACGAGGTCGCCCACATCGTGCAGGCCGGCATCGAGCGCATGTACGGCGGAACGCACCCCGACCCGGACGTCATGTACTACCTCACGGTCTACAACGAGCCGTTCAAGCAGCCCGCTGAGCCGGAGGACGTCGACGTCGAGGGCATCCTCAAGGGTCTGCACCGCGTCTCCGAGGGCCAGGGCGACGGACCGCGCGTCCAGCTGCTCGCCTCCGGCGTCGGTGTGCCGTGGGCTCTCGAGGCTCAGGAACTGCTCGCGAAGGACTGGGGCGTCACCGCCGATGTGTGGTCCGTCACCAGCTGGACCGAGCTGCGCCGCGACGGCCTCGCCGCCGACGAGCACAATTTCCTGCACCCTGAGGAAGAGCCGCAGGTCGCATACGTCACGCAGAAGCTGCAGGGAGCCGAAGGTCCGTTCGTCGCGACCAGCGACTTCATGCACGCGGTGCAGGACCAGATCCGTCAGTGGGTTCCCGGCGAGTACTACACGCTCGGCGCCGACGGCTTCGGTTTCGCGGACACCCGTGCGGCGGCCCGTCGTTTCTTCAAGATCGACGGTCCCTCCATGGTGGTCCGCGCGCTTCAGGGCCTCGCAGACAAGGGCCAGGTCGAGCGCTCCGTGATCGCACAGGCGATCTCGAAGTACGACCTGCACAACGTCAACGCCGGCACGAGCGGAAACGCCGGCGGCGAGAGCTGAGCCCGGTGTGACCGGATCGCCTGTGGCATCGATGGACAAGACGACGACGCTCGCCTGGCTGCGCCGGATCTCCGGCGATCTCGCCACGGCGACCATCCAGCGTCTCGATGACACGCTGCCCTGGTACGCCGACATGCCACCGGCCCGCCGCTCTGCGGTCGGGCTGGTGGCCCAGGCGGGCATCACGTCGTTCATCCAGTGGTTCGACGATCCGACCTCCACGCCGTGGATCGCGGCGGACATCTTCGCCGCAGCCCCGCGCGAGCTCTTGCGCAGCGTCAGCCTGACCCAGACGTTGCAGCTCATCAGGGTGACCGTGGAAGTCACAGAGGAGCGGGTCGCCGGCAAGGGCGAAGCGCTCCGCGAAGCCATCCTGCTCTACTCGCGTGAGGTCGCCTTCGCCGCCGCAGACGTGTACGCCCGCGCCGCAGAGGCGCGCGGGCTGTGGGATGCGCGGCTCGAAGCTCTGGTGGTCGACTCCATCCTCACCGGTGAGGCCGACGAGGAGCTGCCCAGCCGCATCGCGGCACTCGGGTGGCACGGTCATGGCGAGGTGTGCGTGCTGGTCGGTACGACTCCCCCGCAGTTCGACGTCGATCACGTGCGCCGCACTGCGCGCAAGCTCGCGGTCGACGTGCTCATCGGCGTTCAGGGCTCGCGGCTCGTCCTGGTGCTCGGCCGTGCGCGCGTTCCCGGTCGCGAAGACGTCGCGGATGAACTCGCGTTCGAAGACATCGCGGCGCGTCTCGAGCCGTCGTTCGGCCCCGGCTACGTCGTGCTCGGCCCGCCCGTCGCGGCTCTCGTGGACGCAGGGCAGAGCGCACGCGCCGCCCTCGCCGGATTCGCCGTCGCCCGTGCATGGCGCACGGCTCCGCGTCCCGTCGAGGCCGACGACCTGCTGCCCGAACGCGCACTCGCCGGCGACCCGCTGGCGAAGCAGACCCTCATCGAGCGCATCTACCGTCCGCTGCAGGCGCATTCGACAGACCTGGTCACGACGCTCTGGAGCTATCTCGACAACGGTCGCTCCCTCGAAGCGACGGCGCGAGAACTGTTCGTGCACCCGAACACGGTCCGCTACCGCCTCAAGCGCGTGAGTGAGGTCATCGGCTGGGATGCCACGGGTCCGCGAGAGGCGCTGATCCTGCAGACGGCGCTGATCATCGGCTCGATCGGCGCCACGGATCCGGTGCGTCGCCGTCCGACCAACCGCCGCGCACGCTGACAAGCCGGCGAACGCTGTGCGCCACACACAAGGGAATCTCGGAATCTTGTGATGGTTCATCCACCGTTCTGGCTCGAACGTTGGCAGACTGAGTAGGTGATTGTCGCCTGCTGCCCTGGACAGGGCTCACAGACCCCCGGCTTCCTCTCCGCCTGGCTCGAACTGGACGGCGTCGCCGACAGCCTCGCAGCCTATTCCGAGGCGGCCGAAGTCGATCTCGTCCTGCACGGCACGCAGTCCGATGCCGACACGATCCGCGACACGCGCATTGCGCAGCCGCTCATCGTCGCGGCGTCACTGATCGCCGCCGCAGCACTCGCCGAGCGCGCCGGACGCGCCCCGGACGGCACTGCGGGCCATTCGGTCGGTGAGCTCGCCGCGCTCGTCGGCGCCGGTGTCGTCTCCGCAGAGCAGGCGATGAGTCTCGTCGGCGTCCGCGGACGAGCGATGGCGGATGCCGCGGCACAGACCCCGACCGGAATGAGTGCGGTGATCGGCGGCGACGAGCACGCAGTGCTCGCGCGTCTCGCCGAGCTCGAACTCTCACCGGCCAACTACAACGGCGGCGGCCAGATCGTCGTCGCCGGTGCTCTTCCCGCCTTGGCCGCACTTGCCGAGGAGCCGGTCAAGGGAACCCGGGTGATCCCGCTGCAGGTCGCCGGCGCGTTCCACACCGCATACATGGCGCCGGCCGTCGAGACGCTGCGCGCGGCGATCGGCGCGGTCGTTCCCGGCGACCCGCAGATCACGCTCTGGACCAACAAGGACGGTTCGGTCGTCACGTCCGGCGCCGCGGCCCTCGATCTGATCGTCAACCAGGTCTCCTCGCCGGTGCGCTGGGACCTCTGCATGAGCTCCTTCGCCGACAACGGCGTCACCGGGCTCATCGAACTCGCCCCGGCAGGAGCCCTCGCCGGCCTCGCCAAACGGGGCCTGCGCGGCACGCCGGTCGTAGCCGTCAAGACACCAGAAGACCTCGACGCAGCGGCTGAGCTGCTGAACGGAGCAGCCGCATGACCGCCACGCTGAAGCAGGCCACCGGCCCGCAGTTCACCCGCATCCTGTCGTTCGGCGCTGCGCGCGGCGAGAACGCGGTCCCGAACGACGACCTCATCGGGCCGATCGATTCCAGTGACGAGTGGATCCGCCAGCGCACCGGCATCATCACCCGTGCGCGCGCGGTCAAGGAGACCGACGCGATCGATCTCGCCACCATCGCGGCCGCCGAGGCCATCGAGAAGGCCGGTGTCGCAGCATCCGAAGTCGACCTCGTGATCGTGGCGACCATCAGCAATCCGAAGCAGTCGCCCTCGGTGTCGGCGATCGTCGCCGACCGCGTCGGCTCGAACCCGGCCGCGGCATACGACGTCAACGCCGCATGCGCCGGCTACGCCTACGCCATCGCGCAGGCCGACGCGCTGATCCGCGCCGGCGCCGCGCGCTACGCCCTCGTGATCGGCACGGAGAAGCTCTCCGACGTCGTCGACCCCGCCGACCGCAGCATCTCGTTCCTGCTCGGCGACGGTGCAGGCGCCGCCCTGATCGGGCCGAGCGAGACGCCTGGCATCGCGCCGGCCGTCTGGGGGTCGGACGGCTCGAAGGCGGATGCCGTCGGCATGAACGGCACCCTCACCCAGTTCCGCGACGGCGAGGTGCCGTGGCCGACGCTCCGTCAGGAGGGCCCCACGGTGTTCCGCTGGGCGGTCTGGGAGATGGCGAAGGTCGCACGTGAGGCACTCGACGTCGCCGGCATCGAAGCGGCAGACCTCGCCGCATTCATTCCGCACCAGGCCAACATGCGCATCATCGACGAGTTCGCGAAGCAGCTGAAGCTGCCGGAGACCACGGTGATCGCGCGCGACATCGAGACCACCGGCAACACCTCGGCGGCCTCCATCCCGCTCGCTAGCCACCGGCTGATGGCCGAGCATCCTGAACTCTCCGGCGGACTCGCACTGCAGATCGGCTTCGGCGCCGGTCTGGTATTCGCAGCTCAAGTCGTCGTCCTCCCCTGAACACGTCCGCCGACCTCCTAAACTGTTCATCGGTTCCGAATACAACCCGCAAGAAAGAGGAAAACCACATGGCTTTCACCAACGATGAGGTCCTCGCCGGCCTCTCCGAGCTCATCACCGACGAGACCGGCATCGACGGCTCCGCGGTCGCGCTCGAGAAGTCCTTCACCGATGACCTCGACATCGACTCGATCTCGATGATGACGATCGTCGTCAACGCAGAAGAGAAGTTCGGCGTCACCATCCCCGACGACGAGGTCAAGAACCTCAAGACCGTCGGTGACGCCGTGAACTTCATCGTCGCCGGCCAGGCGTAAGACCTGACGGATGCCACCCTCGCGAACCGCGAGGGTGGCATCCTCTGCCTTCCCTCTCCAGAGACTGCTCTCGTCCCCTTCGACAGGAACCACACCCAATGACCAAGCGCATCGTCGTCACCGGTATCGGCGCCACTTCCGCAATCGGCGGCACGGCTCCGGAGAACTGGACCAACCTGCTGGCCGGTATGTCCGGGGGCCGCACCCTCGAACATGAGTGGGTCGAAGAGCTTCAGCTCCCCGTGACATTCGCCGCTGAGGCGATCGTGCGCCCTGAAGAGGTCCTCGCGCGTCCGGTCGCCAAGCGCCTCGACCCGTCCTCCCAGTTCGCGTTGATCGCGGCCATGGAGGCGTGGGAGGACGCCGGCTCGCCCGATGTCGATCCCGAGCGTCTCGGCGTGGACTTCGCGACCGGCATCGGTGGCGTGTGGACCCTGCTCGACGCATGGGACACGCTGCGTGAGAAGGGCCCTCGCCGCGTCATGCCGATGACGGTGCCCATGCTCATGCCGAACTCGGCCGCGGGCAATCTGTCCCTCCACTTCACGGCGCGCGCCTTCGCCCGCACGGTCGCGTCCGCCTGCGCATCCAGCACTGAGTCGCTGGTCAACGCCTACGAGCACCTGCAGTCAGGGCTCGCGGATGTCGTCATCGCCGGCGGCACCGAGTCGGCCATCCACCCGATCACGATCGCGTCGTTCGCATCGATGCAGGCCCTATCGCGTCGCAATGACGACCCCGCCACCGCCTCCCGCCCCTACTCGGAGGACCGCGACGGCTTCGTGATGGGTGAAGGCGCAGCGGTGCTCATCCTCGAGACCGAAGAGCACGCCAAGGCGCGCGGCGCCAAGATCTACGCCGAACTCGTCGGCGGCGGCGTCACGGCCGATGCGTTCCACATCACCGCCAACGCTCCGGAGGGCGCAGCGCGTGCCGTCACGCTCGCGCTCGAAGCCGCTGGCCGCACACCGGATGAGATCACCCACATCAACGCGCACGCGACATCGACGCCGGTCGGCGACCCGAATGAGTACGCCGCGCTGAAGAGCGTCATCGGCGACCGCGTGCACGACATCCCGGTGTCGGCGACCAAGGCATCCACCGGTCACCTCCTCGGCGGCACCGGCGCACTCGAGGCGATCTTCACGATCCTCGCGATCCAGAACCGCGTCGCACCCCCGACCATCAACCTCACGACCCAGGATCCGGATATCCCGCTGCTCGTCTCCGGCGATGCACAGCCTCTGGGTGAAGGCCCGCAGCTCGCGATCAGCAATTCGTTCGGCTTCGGCGGGCACAACGCCGTCGCCGCATTCGCGTCCTACGAGGACTGAGCACGTTCAGGTCCGCATGACGAAGGCCTCGTCTCCGATCATCTCGGAGCGAGGCCTTCGTCGTGCGGGGGCGGGATTCGCGTTCTCGGAGTCCGGGATGGTTCACCGGCATCCGATACTGACGCCTCCTGCGCCCCGGGTCTGAAGGAGGTCGGAGGCTAGCCGACCTTGTGAAGCCACACGACCGTGGAATCGTCGCTGGCGTGGCGGAATGGCTCGAGCTCTTCATCCCAGGCCGAGCCGAGAGCGACATCGAGCTCACGCTGCAACTCGAGCGCGCTTCCGGCCGCGATCTCCATGGCGTAGCGGATGCGGTCCTCGCCGATGACGATGTTGCCGGCCGCGTCGGCCTGCGCATAGTGGATGCCGAGATCAGGGGTGTGCAGCCAACGACCGCCGTCGCTGCGCGGCGTCGGATCCTCGGTCACCTCGAAGCGCAGGTGCTCCCAGCCGCGGATCGCGGTCGCGAGTGCAGCGCCGGTGCCGACGGGGCCGTCCCAGTAGAACTCGGCACGACGAGATCCCTCGAGTACAGGCTGTTCGGCCCACTCGAAGTTCACCGCACGACCGATAGCGCGTCCGACCGCCCATTCCAGGTGCGGGCAAAGCGCGCGAGGCGCAGAGTGGATGTACACCACTCCGCGTGCGTAAGCCGTCGCCATGATCTCTCCGTTTCTTCAGGTGCGTCTTCCCCAACGACCTGAGCCAACGAAGTGTGGCGAGAATATGCGGTTATACGCCGATTATCGCCCAGACGGACAGAAATCACAAGCGTGTGATTATGGAGAAAGCCCCGGCCTTCGGGCCGGGGCTTTCTCAGGACGGTGATCAGGCGGACTACGCCTCGCTCATCGCCTGCTTGACCTGCTGGCCCTTGGCGGCGTAGTAGGCGGCGCGTGCAGCATCCTTGCGCGCCTGCTCCGCGTAGCCGGCCTCGAGAACGTCCTGCGGGACCTCGAAGTTCTCGACCTGGTCGGTACCGTTGTACTTGTCGATGTAGGCGTCGAGCTCGGGACCCGACGTCCACGACGTGATGAGGTTGTAGCGGGGCTCGGATCCGACGTGGGTCGCGGCGTGCCACAGTCGCTGCGTGTCGATGATGAGCTGAGCCCCGGCGGGAAGCGCGATCCGAACCTCGCCCGCCGGGTCGGTGCGGTTCTCACGCAGGACGAAGAAGCTGTCCTTGTCATCGCTGAGGTTGAAGAATCCGCGGACGACCCATCCGGTGCCGTCGGGGTTCAACCGGTTGTTGTCGTCCTGGTGAAGGTTGTAGAGGCATTCGCCGTACGGCGTGGGCTGCAGCTCGATCACGCGGCAGCGGCCGACATTGGCACCCGGCTCCTGCGCGCGACGCGTGAGGTTCGGGGCCTTAGCGACCTGGGAGTCGATCCACACGCCGTCCTTGTCGGTGCGCGGCGGCTTGTGGTTCCAGAAGCCGTTGCACTCGATGTCGCCGAAGGCACTGGCCAGCGGAGCGAAACGGGTGTCACCCGACGACTTCCAGTCGTTGTACTCGATGTCCAGCCACTCTTTGGGATCGAGGTCCTGGTTGTAGCTGTCGAGGACGACGAAGCCCTTTTCCTCGAGGGCTGCGGATTTGATGTATCCCATGATCTAGGTCATGTCCTTTCATCGGGGGCCAGCACGTTTTAACAGGCCCTGATAAGGCAAGCCTAACAGCGTGTTCTGCGGCACCAGCGTGGCCCACCGCCGGCGATTCGCCGGCGACTAGACTCTTTCACGGCGGGTAGCGGGATCGCACCGCCGTGAGGAGCAAGAGCGAAGAACATGGCAACCGCCACGAATGTCGAAGCGACCGCCGTCAACACGATCGAGTGGCTCTCTGCTCCGGACACGACCATCGTCGTCCCGGTCTACCAGCGCCAGTACCGCTGGGACATCGGCGGATGCGAGCGCCTGCTCTCCGACATCCGCGCCGTCGCCAAGGAAGGCGACACGCACCGCCATTTCATCGGCTCCATCCTCTCCGCACAGGACGCCTCGGAGATCGACCTGATCCTCATCGACGGACAGCAGCGCATCACGACGCTCATGCTGCTCGTCGCCGCTCTGCATCACGCGGTCCGTGATTCCGACCCCGCCATGGCCGCGGACCTCGAACGGGTACTGGTGCGAGCGGATGACCCGTCGCGCACCAAGCTGCGCCCGCACCATGCGTGGGCCGAGCTCTACGAGTCGGTCGTTCTCGATCAGCGTGACGATGCCGACCGCGAATCGCGCTTCGACGACAATTACGCCTTCTTCCGCAGCCAGGTGCATGCTGACGAGGCTCCGACGATCTGGCGCGGACTGCAGAGGATCGAGCATGTGTCGATCACACTCGGACCTGCGGCGAACGCGCAGCAGATCTTCGAGAGCCTGAACTCCACCGGCGAGCCGCTGCGCGATCACGAGCTCATCCACAACTACATCCTGATGGGCCTCACCCACGCTGAGCAGCTCGACGTCGAGGAGCGCTACTGGCTTCCGATCGAGCGTCACACGGGCGAGACGATCGGGGCATTCTGGCGCCACTACCTCGTGATGACCACAGGCCGGGAGGTCGCCGCGAACGGCGAGCACGGCGTGTACAGCGCGTTCCGGCATTCCTTCCCGCGCGTGGATGTGGCGCATCTGCAGGCGGATGCCGACATCTGGCGCCACTACGCCGAGATCTACGCCGTCCTGCTCGATCCTTCTTCCGAGAAGGATGCCGAGATCCGGACGCAGCTCCGGTACATCAACACGTTCGGACGCGCGGCCTATCCCCTGGCCATGAGCGCGTACAGCGACCACGTGCGCGGCCTCATCCCGCGCGCAGAGCTGATCGAGACGCTCGAGTGGATTCAGGCCCTCTATCTGAGACGCGCGCTGGTCGGGCTGCCGGCTGAGCGAATGATCGCACGGCTCTGCCGGGCACGCGCCGAAGGACGCGAAGCACTGATGCGGGCGTTCGCGCGCATCACCCCGTCGGACGAGCGTGTCAGCGCGGTGCTGAAGTATGCAGAACTCCCCCACGCGGCGTACGTGCTCGGCCGCCTCGAGCAGGTGGAGGACACTTCGGATCACGACGTCGAGCACATCGTTCCGCTCGTGCCCAGCGATTCCTGGTCAGGCGACGGCACCCGGCCCTGGATCGATTACTCGGAGGACGAGCGCAACAGCCACAGGGCGCTCGCACCGACGCTCGGCAACCTCACGCTGCTCGAGCAGTCCCTCACAGAGCGCGTCTTCGGCGCCTCCTACGACGACAAGCGGCGGGATGCGTATGCACGCAGCGCGGTCGAGGAGACGCGCGCCCTCGTGGACACCGATTCCTGGGGCACAGCGACCATATCGGCGCGCACGGTGCGGCTCACCGAACGGCTGGTGCGCATCTGGGCTCGACCGGCCCTCCCTGAGATCGACGACGACGCCCTCACCCCTGTGCTCGACGCCGTGCGTCGGCGCGGCTGGCCCGCAGGCTGGGACCGGGAGTTCGATTACGTCGAGTACCGCGGCGAGCACTGGGAGGTGAAGGACGTGCGTGCGCTCTTCAACCGGGTCTTCCGCCGCGCATGGACCGACGCCCGCCCGTCTGCACTCGCGTACAGCAGGAGCCACGGCGGTCCCATCTACGACGAGATGGCGTGGAAGGGACAGTGGGATGCTCTGGACGACGAGAACTTCCTCTACATGGGCTGGGATTCGAACTACATGATGAGCGCGCTGCAGGGCGTGCTGGAGGAATCGGGTATCGCCGCCGAGGTGTTCGTGAAATACTCCTACATCGGGAACGTGATGTGATGCGACAGAAGACTCATACCGATGCGCCGGCCACGCCGAAGGCCGCCGATCCGGTCGACCAGGCATTCGAGGACATC includes these proteins:
- a CDS encoding PucR family transcriptional regulator — encoded protein: MDKTTTLAWLRRISGDLATATIQRLDDTLPWYADMPPARRSAVGLVAQAGITSFIQWFDDPTSTPWIAADIFAAAPRELLRSVSLTQTLQLIRVTVEVTEERVAGKGEALREAILLYSREVAFAAADVYARAAEARGLWDARLEALVVDSILTGEADEELPSRIAALGWHGHGEVCVLVGTTPPQFDVDHVRRTARKLAVDVLIGVQGSRLVLVLGRARVPGREDVADELAFEDIAARLEPSFGPGYVVLGPPVAALVDAGQSARAALAGFAVARAWRTAPRPVEADDLLPERALAGDPLAKQTLIERIYRPLQAHSTDLVTTLWSYLDNGRSLEATARELFVHPNTVRYRLKRVSEVIGWDATGPREALILQTALIIGSIGATDPVRRRPTNRRAR
- a CDS encoding acyl carrier protein, whose translation is MAFTNDEVLAGLSELITDETGIDGSAVALEKSFTDDLDIDSISMMTIVVNAEEKFGVTIPDDEVKNLKTVGDAVNFIVAGQA
- a CDS encoding beta-ketoacyl-[acyl-carrier-protein] synthase family protein; its protein translation is MTKRIVVTGIGATSAIGGTAPENWTNLLAGMSGGRTLEHEWVEELQLPVTFAAEAIVRPEEVLARPVAKRLDPSSQFALIAAMEAWEDAGSPDVDPERLGVDFATGIGGVWTLLDAWDTLREKGPRRVMPMTVPMLMPNSAAGNLSLHFTARAFARTVASACASSTESLVNAYEHLQSGLADVVIAGGTESAIHPITIASFASMQALSRRNDDPATASRPYSEDRDGFVMGEGAAVLILETEEHAKARGAKIYAELVGGGVTADAFHITANAPEGAARAVTLALEAAGRTPDEITHINAHATSTPVGDPNEYAALKSVIGDRVHDIPVSATKASTGHLLGGTGALEAIFTILAIQNRVAPPTINLTTQDPDIPLLVSGDAQPLGEGPQLAISNSFGFGGHNAVAAFASYED
- the aceE gene encoding pyruvate dehydrogenase (acetyl-transferring), homodimeric type; this translates as MTVHDQDPYSQGPLDSDPEETGEWQQSLDGLVDSKGHGRGREIMLSMLKRSKELHLNVPMVPTTDYINTIASENEPDFPGDEELERRYRHWIRWNAAITVHRAQRPGIGVGGHISTYASAASLYEVGHNHFFRGQDDSSGGDQIFYQGHASPGMYARAYLEGRLNESQLDAFRQEKSGAPNGIPSYPHPRMMRDFWQFPTVSMGLGPINAVYQAMANKYLENRGIKSVADSHVWAFLGDGEMDEVESRGQLQVAANEGLDNLTFVINCNLQRLDGPVRGNGKIIQELESYFRGAGWNVIKVVWGREWDDLLARDTEGALLNLMNVTPDGDYQTYKAESGAFVRENFFGRDERTAALVKDYTDDQIWKLRRGGHDYRKVYAAYKAAMEHKGQPTVILAKTVKGYGLGPHFEGRNATHQMKKMTLEDLKLFRDTMQIPITDAQLEENPYQPPYFHPGAQDETIQYMLDRRHALGGFLPERRTTHVGLTLPEDKDYAFPKKGSGNQEVATTMAFVRMLKDLMKVKGFGERVVPIIPDEARTFGMDAYFPTAKIYNPNGQNYTAVDRELLLAYKESPQGQIMHVGINEAGATAAFTATGTAYSTHGEPLIPIYIFYSMFGYQRTGDAFWAAADQMARGFVIGATAGRTTLTGEGTQHADGHSPLLASTNPATVTYDPAYGYEVAHIVQAGIERMYGGTHPDPDVMYYLTVYNEPFKQPAEPEDVDVEGILKGLHRVSEGQGDGPRVQLLASGVGVPWALEAQELLAKDWGVTADVWSVTSWTELRRDGLAADEHNFLHPEEEPQVAYVTQKLQGAEGPFVATSDFMHAVQDQIRQWVPGEYYTLGADGFGFADTRAAARRFFKIDGPSMVVRALQGLADKGQVERSVIAQAISKYDLHNVNAGTSGNAGGES
- a CDS encoding ACP S-malonyltransferase, which produces MIVACCPGQGSQTPGFLSAWLELDGVADSLAAYSEAAEVDLVLHGTQSDADTIRDTRIAQPLIVAASLIAAAALAERAGRAPDGTAGHSVGELAALVGAGVVSAEQAMSLVGVRGRAMADAAAQTPTGMSAVIGGDEHAVLARLAELELSPANYNGGGQIVVAGALPALAALAEEPVKGTRVIPLQVAGAFHTAYMAPAVETLRAAIGAVVPGDPQITLWTNKDGSVVTSGAAALDLIVNQVSSPVRWDLCMSSFADNGVTGLIELAPAGALAGLAKRGLRGTPVVAVKTPEDLDAAAELLNGAAA
- a CDS encoding DUF3145 domain-containing protein produces the protein MATAYARGVVYIHSAPRALCPHLEWAVGRAIGRAVNFEWAEQPVLEGSRRAEFYWDGPVGTGAALATAIRGWEHLRFEVTEDPTPRSDGGRWLHTPDLGIHYAQADAAGNIVIGEDRIRYAMEIAAGSALELQRELDVALGSAWDEELEPFRHASDDSTVVWLHKVG
- a CDS encoding DUF262 domain-containing protein, coding for MATATNVEATAVNTIEWLSAPDTTIVVPVYQRQYRWDIGGCERLLSDIRAVAKEGDTHRHFIGSILSAQDASEIDLILIDGQQRITTLMLLVAALHHAVRDSDPAMAADLERVLVRADDPSRTKLRPHHAWAELYESVVLDQRDDADRESRFDDNYAFFRSQVHADEAPTIWRGLQRIEHVSITLGPAANAQQIFESLNSTGEPLRDHELIHNYILMGLTHAEQLDVEERYWLPIERHTGETIGAFWRHYLVMTTGREVAANGEHGVYSAFRHSFPRVDVAHLQADADIWRHYAEIYAVLLDPSSEKDAEIRTQLRYINTFGRAAYPLAMSAYSDHVRGLIPRAELIETLEWIQALYLRRALVGLPAERMIARLCRARAEGREALMRAFARITPSDERVSAVLKYAELPHAAYVLGRLEQVEDTSDHDVEHIVPLVPSDSWSGDGTRPWIDYSEDERNSHRALAPTLGNLTLLEQSLTERVFGASYDDKRRDAYARSAVEETRALVDTDSWGTATISARTVRLTERLVRIWARPALPEIDDDALTPVLDAVRRRGWPAGWDREFDYVEYRGEHWEVKDVRALFNRVFRRAWTDARPSALAYSRSHGGPIYDEMAWKGQWDALDDENFLYMGWDSNYMMSALQGVLEESGIAAEVFVKYSYIGNVM
- a CDS encoding beta-ketoacyl-ACP synthase III, giving the protein MTATLKQATGPQFTRILSFGAARGENAVPNDDLIGPIDSSDEWIRQRTGIITRARAVKETDAIDLATIAAAEAIEKAGVAASEVDLVIVATISNPKQSPSVSAIVADRVGSNPAAAYDVNAACAGYAYAIAQADALIRAGAARYALVIGTEKLSDVVDPADRSISFLLGDGAGAALIGPSETPGIAPAVWGSDGSKADAVGMNGTLTQFRDGEVPWPTLRQEGPTVFRWAVWEMAKVAREALDVAGIEAADLAAFIPHQANMRIIDEFAKQLKLPETTVIARDIETTGNTSAASIPLASHRLMAEHPELSGGLALQIGFGAGLVFAAQVVVLP